In Flammeovirgaceae bacterium 311, one DNA window encodes the following:
- a CDS encoding PKD domain-containing protein (COG3291 FOG: PKD repeat) gives MAACGGDDDPEPEPTASFTYEADNREVTFTNTSTNATSYQWDFGDGNTSTEQSPVHTYDEYGTYTVRMTATGPGGTATSLPDQITLAKSSPVEIDGDVSDWSDIPALVTATAGEGGTINSIKVDYDAERIYFLVEGTANLRGFFDIYLDADNDPETGYFSGWYPMGFGADYLIEGDFAMVNDADIFRDLEGEPETWGWEVASATGAGAINSSDIITQGNGRAIEFSILRSAFTDLSDEGFSFAIVDVDGTVDPNNTTATWARLGALPEPDREESQLVFFEMSE, from the coding sequence TTGGCAGCATGTGGAGGGGATGATGATCCTGAGCCTGAACCAACTGCTTCTTTTACCTATGAGGCAGATAATCGTGAGGTAACTTTCACAAATACATCTACCAATGCCACAAGCTATCAGTGGGACTTTGGTGATGGAAACACATCTACAGAACAAAGCCCTGTGCATACTTATGATGAATACGGTACCTATACCGTACGTATGACTGCAACAGGCCCTGGTGGAACTGCTACCTCCCTGCCGGATCAAATTACTCTGGCTAAATCTTCGCCGGTAGAGATTGACGGAGATGTTTCTGATTGGTCTGACATACCTGCACTGGTTACCGCGACTGCTGGTGAGGGTGGCACAATCAACAGCATAAAAGTAGATTATGATGCTGAACGTATCTATTTTCTGGTAGAGGGTACTGCTAATCTGCGGGGCTTTTTCGACATTTATCTTGATGCTGACAACGATCCTGAAACAGGTTACTTCAGTGGCTGGTATCCAATGGGCTTTGGTGCTGATTATCTGATTGAAGGTGATTTTGCCATGGTGAATGATGCCGATATTTTCAGAGATCTTGAAGGAGAGCCTGAAACCTGGGGCTGGGAAGTAGCATCTGCTACAGGTGCAGGTGCCATTAATTCCTCAGACATCATCACTCAGGGTAATGGCAGGGCAATTGAATTCTCAATTCTGCGTTCAGCTTTTACCGATCTGTCTGACGAAGGCTTCTCTTTTGCCATTGTAGATGTAGACGGAACGGTGGATCCCAATAATACAACTGCAACCTGGGCAAGACTGGGTGCTCTTCCAGAGCCAGATCGTGAAGAATCGCAGCTGGTTTTCTTTGAAATGTCAGAATAA
- a CDS encoding Alpha-N-acetylgalactosaminidase (COG0673 Predicted dehydrogenases and related proteins): MSSTTSRRGFVKTAALAGLGLSILPSGVVFSKDKDRKARLGFIGVGLRGQHHLQLALQRNDVEVLAICDVQQRMIDMSKDLIKKSGKRMPQVIMDGPYGYRKLLENKDIDAVVISTPWEWHTEMSIDSMNAKKYVGCEVMVGATVEECWQIVHTSERTGMPLMMLENVCYRRDVMAVLNMVRQNLFGELVHVQGGYQHDLREVKFNDGKQPYGGGVEFGEGAFSEAQWRTHHSVHRDGDLYPTHGIGPVAMMIDINRGNRFTELVSYSSKSRGLHDFIVKRGGEDHPNAKVKFKLGDVVTTMLKCSNGETALLQHDTNLPRPYSLGFRVQGTEGLWMDLNNSIYLEGKSKKPHEWDNAQEWLDKYDHPLWKKYGNDASGAGHGGMDWFVMHAFVESVKRKIPTPQDVYDAVTWSAITPLSESSIRLGGETVEFPDFTQGKWMHRKNEFALNDDY; this comes from the coding sequence ATGAGCAGCACTACATCCAGAAGAGGATTTGTGAAGACGGCCGCTTTAGCCGGTTTAGGATTGTCTATTTTACCATCAGGTGTCGTTTTTTCAAAAGATAAAGACAGAAAAGCAAGACTTGGTTTTATTGGTGTTGGGCTGAGAGGGCAGCATCATCTGCAGCTGGCGTTACAGCGAAACGATGTTGAGGTATTGGCCATTTGCGATGTGCAGCAGCGCATGATTGACATGAGCAAGGACCTGATCAAAAAGTCTGGAAAGCGCATGCCACAGGTGATCATGGATGGCCCTTATGGATATAGGAAACTTTTGGAGAATAAAGATATTGATGCAGTTGTTATCTCCACCCCCTGGGAGTGGCATACAGAGATGAGCATTGATTCTATGAATGCCAAAAAGTATGTGGGGTGTGAAGTAATGGTAGGCGCAACGGTAGAGGAGTGCTGGCAGATTGTTCATACTTCTGAGCGCACAGGCATGCCCCTGATGATGCTTGAAAATGTTTGCTACCGCCGCGATGTGATGGCGGTACTGAATATGGTGCGCCAAAATCTTTTTGGAGAACTTGTGCATGTACAGGGTGGCTATCAGCACGACCTGCGGGAGGTGAAATTCAATGACGGCAAACAACCCTATGGTGGTGGTGTAGAGTTTGGGGAAGGGGCTTTTTCCGAAGCTCAGTGGCGTACGCATCATTCAGTACACCGTGATGGAGATCTGTATCCAACCCATGGTATCGGGCCAGTCGCCATGATGATCGATATCAACAGAGGAAACCGGTTCACAGAACTTGTGTCTTATTCGTCCAAATCCCGTGGCTTGCATGATTTCATTGTGAAACGTGGCGGTGAAGACCATCCCAATGCAAAAGTTAAATTTAAGCTGGGAGATGTGGTTACTACGATGCTGAAATGTTCTAATGGCGAAACAGCTTTACTGCAGCACGATACCAATCTTCCAAGGCCTTATTCGCTTGGATTCCGCGTGCAGGGAACAGAAGGGCTCTGGATGGATTTAAATAACTCGATTTACCTGGAAGGCAAAAGCAAAAAGCCTCATGAATGGGATAATGCCCAGGAGTGGCTTGATAAGTACGATCACCCGCTCTGGAAAAAATATGGAAACGATGCTTCCGGTGCAGGACATGGTGGTATGGACTGGTTTGTAATGCATGCCTTTGTAGAGTCTGTGAAACGTAAAATTCCTACTCCGCAGGATGTATATGATGCCGTTACCTGGAGTGCCATAACACCACTCTCGGAATCATCCATTCGTTTAGGTGGCGAAACCGTTGAGTTCCCTGATTTTACGCAGGGTAAATGGATGCACCGGAAAAACGAATTTGCACTTAATGATGATTACTGA